The Helicobacter fennelliae nucleotide sequence CTTTTTCTCATCTCGTGTTTATTGCCATAGCCCCTATGCTTTGTGATGTGCAAAATCACACGCGCAAATTCGCTAGAATCTAATTTCTGTGTGAGTGCTAAGGCTCGCAATCCATAGGGGCTTTTTGTGCTTTTATCGCATTGACAATAAATAATAAATACACTACTATTTTGCGCTTTTAAATTCACACAAAAGGAGCACTTATGAAATTCCTAGACAACGACAAAATCATCGAGGCATTCCACTTCCGTCACGCGTGCAAGGTATTTGATGGCAGCAAAAAGCTAAGCGAGCAAGACTTCCGCACGATTTTAGAATCTGCGCGCCTTAGCCCTTCTAGCTTTGGCTTTGAGCCTTGGAATCTGCTTATCCTGCGCGATAAAGCGGTGCGCGAAAAGATCTTTGCGCCCACTTGGGGCGGACAGGACGCGCTCAAAAACGCGAGCGAATTTGTGATAATCCTCGCGCGCAAAAATGCCGACTTGCACCCGCAATCTACTTATATCACGCACATGATGAATGATATTCACGGGCTAAATGCTGAGGCGCAAAGCCTGCGCAGAGGCTTTTTTGACACATTCCAAAAAGATCACTTTTGTTTTTATAATAACGATCCAAAAATCTTTGACTGGGCGTGCAAGCAGTGCTATATCGCGCTTGGCAATATGCTCAGCGTTGCGGGGCTTTTAGGTGTAGATTCTCTACCAATTGAGGGCTTTAATCGCGCGCAGGTTGAGGAGATCTTAGCAGATTCTGGTTTGCTAGATTCCAAACATTTTGGTGTCGCGGTGATGTGCGCCTTTGGCTTTCGCTTAAATGAGCCAAAGCACGCCAAAACAAGGCAAAGTTTAGAATCCATCACGCGCTTTGTGTGAGATTCTTTTGTGCAAAATTTCATGCAATTAAGACAAATATTTGACGAAAGGGCGATATGCAGACTTTAGAGCTTGTTTTCCCGCAATGGCAGGGCGGCGACATCACGCGCTTTTTCCCTGAATTGAGCGCTCAAGAGGCAGCGCAAGGCTATTACCTCGGCGCTCAGATTCTAAAACTGCTCACAGAATCCATTAACCCAAACCTTGCCAAAAATAGCGCGCTTGTGCCCATTTCGCTAGAATGGACGCTGGATTCTAACGGACAAAAAATCGTGCAAGAAGGCATCATCGATGGCGCGATTTTACAAAAGCAAACAAAATCTGCGCTGCAAATCCTGCGCGATAAAAATCCGGATAGAATCCTCACGCTTGGTGGCGAGTGCGCGACCTCTATCGCGCCTTTTAGTTAGCTTGCGGATAAATACAAAGGCGATTGTGTCGCGCCCATTTGGCTTGATGCGCATCCAGATTTAGGGCTGCCACATGATGACTTTTATAAAGGCTACCACGCAATGGCTGTGAGCGCGCTAAATGGACGATTGCAAGAGCAATTAAAACTCCCCGTGATTATAAAATCTCATCGCATCTTGCTTGCAGGCTTGCACTCCCACGAAGCAGAAGTGATGAAAGAGTGGCAAAAAGCATTTGGCATAAAATCGCTAAATAGCGCAGAATCTAGCGCGCAAAATGTCCTTGCCTTTTTAGCACAAAGCGGCGCAAAAAAGCTACTCATTCATTTTGACTTGGACGTGCTAAACCCAGCCGAGCTTTACGCAGGCGTGGGCAATAGCGGAAAAATGAGTATTGCACAAATCATGGAAATAATAGAGGCACTCAATGCGGAATATGACATCATAGGGCTAACCATTGCCGAGCATTTGCCAAAATTAGAATTACAGCTTAAATGTCTGCTAGAAAATTGCCATTGATTAAAAACGACCAAAACTAAAGGAGCAAACATGCAAACACTCATACTCTTAACACACCCCGATATTGCGCACTCACGCGTAAATAGGATATTAAAAGATACGCTTTTAGAATCTAGCGAGCTAAAAAATGCACTAGATTCCAAAACCCTGCAAATCCATGAAATCTACAAGGAATACCCACATTGGCAAATCGATGTAGGCGCGAACAAGCGCTATTAGAGAGCGCGCAAAATATCATTTTTCAATTCCCAGTCTATTGGTTCTCTTGCCCGCCGCTACTTAGAAAATATTTTGATGATGTTTTCACACACGGCTGGGCGTATGGAAGCAAGGGTGGCAAGCTAAAGGGCAAAAGAATATGTCGCACTGGTGCGCGAGATGGTAGAATCTAAAGACTAAAAATTATAAAAAAGGAGCAAATATGCAAAAAATCTTAATTTTAAACGGCGGAATGAGTTATGGCGAGAGTGGCGGGAAGCTAAATCTGGCATTTAGCGAGATAATCGCGCAGGAGCTAGAAAAGCTCGGCAAGAGTGTGCAAACCACGTATATCGCGCAAGGCTATGAGATAAAGGCGGAAGTGGCTAAGTGGAAGGACACAGATGCGGTAATCTGGCAGATGCCCGGCTGGTGGATGGGCGAACCATGGATAGTGAAAAAATATATTGATGAAGTGCTGTATGCGGAGGCTCTTGGCGTGCTATTTAGCGGCGATGGTAGGAGTAGGAGCGATGAGTCTAAGCGCTATGGAAGTGGCGGGCTGTGTCAGGGCAAGGCTATGATGCTAAGCACGACTTGGAACGCCCCGCTATATGCGTTTAACGAGGTGGGCGAGCTCTTTGATGGGCGCGGGGTCGATGAGGTCTTTGCGCATTTTTATAAGATTCATAAGTTTATTGGCTTTAGCAAATTTCTACCAAGCTTTATGGCAAATGATGTGCATAAAAAGCCAGATTTCACCAAGTGGGAAGCAGACCTACGTGCGCATGTGAGAGGGAATTTTAGCTAAGTGTTAAAGCACATGTTAGATAAATCCAGAATCTAGATTCTAGATTCCGTAGATTCTAAATTCTAGCTTTTAAGCGATTTGAGCTGCGAGTTTGGATTTTTCCACTGCGACGCACGCACAAGTGCGCCTCATTCCAAAATCCTACACAACCCACAAACTCATCTTAAAATCTAGAATTTTTTACACGCTCTTTTTATCTCCATAGAATCTAGATTTGAATTTGACTGGATTGCCATGTAGTTGCTCGCAATGACGATTACAGCATAGATTCTGTGTTTTTTATTTCTTTAATTTTTTCTGGATTCTTCGGCAAGCCTCAGAATGACGAAGGGTTATTTTGTGGTGAAGTGGCACAAAGTGGATTCTATGGATTGCCACGCAAGGATAAACCTTGCTCGCAATGACGGCTTGGTTTTGGATTACGCTTAAAAACGACAAAAATCACTCCTCTTTTCGTCTTGTGATTTGTGCGCCTATGAGGCTAAGTTTTTGTTCGAGATTTTCATACCCTCTATCAAGATGATAGATTCTGTGGATATTGGTTTGTCCTTGCGCGACAAGTCCTGCCAAAACAAGCGCCGAAGACGCCCGCAAATCCGTAGCCATCACATCTGCGCCGATTAGATTACTTTTGCCTACAATGCTTGCGCTATTGCCATTGAGCGTGATTTGTGCGCCTAATCGCTTCAGCTCGCTAACATGCATAAAGCGATTTTCAAAAAGCGTCTCTTGGATACTTGAAGTGCCCTCGCATTGCGTTGCCAAAGCCATAAATTGCGCTTGCATATCGGTTGGAAATCCCGGATATTCAGTTGTGATGATGTCAAAATGATGAAGTTTTTTAGCCGGCAAAATCTCAATGCTCTGATTTTTGATTTGGATTCCAAAGCCTATTTCTTTGAGTTTATCAAGGATTGCATCAAGATGATGAGGATTTACATCTGTGAGCTTGATTTGCGAGTTTGTTATCGCTCCTGCGCATAAATATGTGCCTGCTTCGATTCTATCGGGTATAACGCGAATTGGCTTAAAATCTAGTGCTTCGCCATCTGTGCCCATTATCTCTAAATCACTCGTGCCAATGCCTTCAATCTCCACGCCAGCCTCTTTAAGCACTTCGCAAAGCTGCACGACTTCAGGCTCTCTTGCGGCATTAATGATTTGTGTTTTGCCTTTTGCAAGAGCTGCTGCCATGATGACATTTTCACAGCCTGTAACAGTGATCTTATCAAACACAATTCGCGTGCCACTAAGCCCATTAGGTGCGTTAGCTACGATATAACCGCCCTGTATCACAATCTGTGCGCCCATTTTTTCCATAGCCTTGATATGCAAATCCACTGGTCGCGCGCCGATAGCACAACCTCCGGGCAAGCTCACTTCACACTGCCTAAATCGCGCCAAAAGCGGACCCAAAACCAAAATAGAAGCGCGCATTTTACGCACAATATCATAAATAGCCTTCGTATGAATAATGCGAGATGAGTCGATACGCACTTTATGATTGGATTCCCATGTGATATTTGAGCCCAAATGTTCAAGCAACTTCGCCAAAGTTTTGACATCAGCCACAAAAGGTAGATTCTGTATCTGCACTTCATTTTTTGCAAGCAATGCACTTGATAAAATCGGTAATGCAGCGTTTTTGGATCCTGATATACTCACCTCACCTTTAAGCAATGCCCCACCTTTGATCTGCAAAAAATCCATACTTTTTCCTTTTTGTTTATTGTTTTTTTGTTTTGAGTGCTGTGCCTACATGTTGAGCGATCTCATCTTTGAGTGAAGGATTTGTAAGGGTGAGCTTTTCTCTGATTTTAGCGGCTTGATC carries:
- a CDS encoding CRISPR-associated protein, Csn1 family codes for the protein MNLKAQNSSVFIIYCQCDKSTKSPYGLRALALTQKLDSSEFARVILHITKHRGYGNKHEMRKRKKKRKKNKKF
- a CDS encoding NAD(P)H-dependent oxidoreductase, giving the protein MKFLDNDKIIEAFHFRHACKVFDGSKKLSEQDFRTILESARLSPSSFGFEPWNLLILRDKAVREKIFAPTWGGQDALKNASEFVIILARKNADLHPQSTYITHMMNDIHGLNAEAQSLRRGFFDTFQKDHFCFYNNDPKIFDWACKQCYIALGNMLSVAGLLGVDSLPIEGFNRAQVEEILADSGLLDSKHFGVAVMCAFGFRLNEPKHAKTRQSLESITRFV
- a CDS encoding arginase — its product is MQTLELVFPQWQGGDITRFFPELSAQEAAQGYYLGAQILKLLTESINPNLAKNSALVPISLEWTLDSNGQKIVQEGIIDGAILQKQTKSALQILRDKNPDRILTLGGECATSIAPFS
- a CDS encoding NAD(P)H oxidoreductase YrkL; amino-acid sequence: MQTLILLTHPDIAHSRVNRILKDTLLESSELKNALDSKTLQIHEIYKEYPHWQIDVGANKRY
- a CDS encoding NAD(P)H-dependent oxidoreductase, which encodes MANRCRREQALLESAQNIIFQFPVYWFSCPPLLRKYFDDVFTHGWAYGSKGGKLKGKRICRTGARDGRI
- a CDS encoding NAD(P)H-dependent oxidoreductase; amino-acid sequence: MQKILILNGGMSYGESGGKLNLAFSEIIAQELEKLGKSVQTTYIAQGYEIKAEVAKWKDTDAVIWQMPGWWMGEPWIVKKYIDEVLYAEALGVLFSGDGRSRSDESKRYGSGGLCQGKAMMLSTTWNAPLYAFNEVGELFDGRGVDEVFAHFYKIHKFIGFSKFLPSFMANDVHKKPDFTKWEADLRAHVRGNFS
- the murA gene encoding UDP-N-acetylglucosamine 1-carboxyvinyltransferase, yielding MDFLQIKGGALLKGEVSISGSKNAALPILSSALLAKNEVQIQNLPFVADVKTLAKLLEHLGSNITWESNHKVRIDSSRIIHTKAIYDIVRKMRASILVLGPLLARFRQCEVSLPGGCAIGARPVDLHIKAMEKMGAQIVIQGGYIVANAPNGLSGTRIVFDKITVTGCENVIMAAALAKGKTQIINAAREPEVVQLCEVLKEAGVEIEGIGTSDLEIMGTDGEALDFKPIRVIPDRIEAGTYLCAGAITNSQIKLTDVNPHHLDAILDKLKEIGFGIQIKNQSIEILPAKKLHHFDIITTEYPGFPTDMQAQFMALATQCEGTSSIQETLFENRFMHVSELKRLGAQITLNGNSASIVGKSNLIGADVMATDLRASSALVLAGLVAQGQTNIHRIYHLDRGYENLEQKLSLIGAQITRRKEE